From Nitrososphaerales archaeon, one genomic window encodes:
- the ppdK gene encoding pyruvate, phosphate dikinase gives MVFVYLFEEAKGLDKFALGGKGYGLVQMASIGLPVPPGMVVSTEACKQYFRTGKVPSGLFSEIKSKLSVVEKKTGKKLGGLDAPLLLSVRSGAPFSMPGMMDSILNLGLNDEVTERMAALTNNKRFAMDAYRRLLQMYGRIALGVPGELFEALLEQRKKKLGVAQDTAIPAGDMEELVHAFKDVIHDRTGKPFPQDAWQQLEGAVNAVFRSWENPRAREYRRYYKISDDLGTAVNIQTMVFGDMGENSGSGVGFTRDPSTGEKRLFGEYLRNSQGEDVVAGTRTPVAIDSVDISLKSQLKSVAEKLERHFRDMQDFEFTVENERLYMLQTRNGKRTAQAAVRIAYEMANEGLITREDAVGRLDPADVDKLLHRTIDPSVKVKPIAKGLNASPGAVSGAVVLDTSEAAAMGGRGEKVILVRPETTPDDIRGVIAAQGVLTARGGMTSHAAVVARGMGKPAVVGCGTIRLHPAEGYFEVEGGGIVKKGDIITIDGTTGTVMLGVVPTVEPQLTPEFRKLLEWADDIRRLGVYANADTPDAAARAREFGAEGIGLCRTERMFNAPDRLKIMQEMILSETVEERSDALRRLVPFQLNDFLGIFRAMKGLPVVVRLLDLPLHEFLPEREKVVGEIEALRKRGAPQQEVKRWERMLEKLGQLTEHNPMLGHRGCRLAVTYPIIYEVQVEAIIRAAVQVRREEGETAKVNIMLPLVSDKNEVVILRGVIDAAAKRTLDELGEDIQYKVGTMIETPRATLTAAEIAVHADFFSFGTNDLTQATFAFSRDDAEAKFMAKYLEEKILPESPFEVLDTEGVGKLVALAVADGRRAKPNLEVGICGEHGGEPRSIAFFNSVGLDYVSCSGFRIPVARLAAAQAVLKGEKGPSSV, from the coding sequence ATGGTCTTCGTATACCTCTTTGAGGAAGCGAAAGGGCTCGACAAGTTCGCCCTTGGCGGCAAGGGTTACGGGCTCGTGCAAATGGCATCAATCGGCCTCCCCGTCCCGCCTGGCATGGTTGTCTCAACAGAAGCGTGCAAGCAGTACTTCCGGACTGGTAAGGTTCCAAGCGGGCTCTTCAGCGAAATCAAGTCGAAGCTCTCCGTGGTCGAGAAAAAGACGGGCAAGAAGCTGGGTGGTCTGGACGCCCCACTGCTCCTGTCCGTGAGGTCGGGAGCCCCGTTCTCGATGCCGGGCATGATGGACTCGATCCTGAACCTCGGGTTGAACGACGAAGTGACCGAGAGGATGGCCGCCCTCACGAATAACAAGCGCTTTGCAATGGACGCATACAGACGGCTACTCCAGATGTACGGAAGGATAGCGCTGGGCGTTCCGGGCGAGTTGTTCGAGGCGTTACTGGAGCAGAGGAAGAAAAAGCTCGGGGTCGCCCAGGACACCGCGATACCAGCCGGAGATATGGAGGAGTTGGTGCACGCATTCAAAGACGTGATTCATGATAGGACGGGCAAGCCGTTCCCCCAGGACGCGTGGCAGCAGCTGGAAGGGGCGGTGAATGCGGTCTTCAGGTCGTGGGAGAATCCGAGGGCGAGGGAATACCGGCGCTACTACAAGATATCCGACGACCTGGGGACGGCGGTGAACATACAGACGATGGTCTTCGGTGATATGGGAGAGAACTCGGGCTCTGGAGTCGGGTTCACGCGAGACCCCTCGACTGGAGAGAAGAGGCTCTTCGGGGAATACCTCAGAAATTCCCAGGGAGAGGACGTCGTGGCAGGAACAAGGACGCCCGTCGCAATCGACTCGGTCGACATCTCGCTAAAGTCACAGCTGAAGAGCGTCGCGGAAAAACTGGAGAGGCACTTCCGGGACATGCAGGACTTCGAGTTCACAGTGGAAAACGAAAGGTTGTACATGCTTCAGACGAGGAACGGCAAGAGGACGGCACAGGCGGCGGTCAGGATCGCGTACGAGATGGCGAACGAGGGGCTGATCACAAGAGAAGACGCAGTTGGGAGACTGGACCCAGCGGACGTTGACAAACTGCTTCACAGGACGATAGACCCCTCCGTCAAGGTCAAGCCCATCGCGAAGGGATTGAACGCCTCCCCAGGCGCTGTGTCTGGAGCTGTCGTCCTGGACACCTCAGAGGCGGCCGCGATGGGGGGCAGAGGGGAGAAGGTGATTCTGGTCAGGCCGGAGACGACGCCGGACGACATAAGGGGCGTCATAGCCGCGCAGGGGGTCCTTACAGCGAGGGGAGGGATGACGTCGCACGCTGCGGTCGTCGCGAGGGGGATGGGGAAGCCTGCCGTGGTTGGCTGCGGCACCATCAGGCTGCACCCTGCGGAGGGCTACTTCGAGGTCGAAGGTGGCGGAATCGTGAAGAAAGGGGACATCATTACAATCGATGGCACGACAGGCACAGTGATGCTGGGCGTCGTGCCGACGGTCGAGCCACAGCTCACACCCGAGTTCAGGAAGCTCCTTGAGTGGGCGGACGACATCAGGAGGCTAGGGGTATACGCAAACGCTGACACCCCTGATGCTGCTGCCAGAGCGAGGGAGTTCGGCGCCGAGGGGATTGGCCTCTGCAGGACGGAGAGGATGTTCAACGCGCCTGACAGGCTGAAGATAATGCAGGAGATGATCCTCTCGGAGACAGTCGAAGAGAGGAGCGACGCACTGAGGAGGCTCGTGCCCTTCCAGCTGAATGACTTCCTCGGAATCTTCAGGGCGATGAAAGGACTCCCAGTCGTCGTCAGGCTGCTGGACCTGCCGCTCCACGAGTTCCTCCCGGAGAGAGAGAAGGTGGTCGGAGAGATTGAGGCCCTCAGGAAGCGCGGTGCGCCGCAGCAAGAAGTCAAGAGATGGGAGAGGATGCTGGAGAAGCTCGGGCAACTGACGGAGCACAACCCGATGCTCGGCCATCGGGGCTGCAGGCTCGCGGTGACCTACCCCATCATCTACGAAGTGCAGGTGGAGGCAATAATCAGGGCCGCCGTGCAAGTGAGGAGGGAGGAAGGCGAGACAGCAAAGGTGAACATAATGCTGCCCCTGGTGAGCGACAAGAACGAGGTGGTTATCCTCAGGGGAGTCATAGATGCCGCTGCCAAGAGGACGCTCGACGAGCTGGGCGAAGATATCCAGTACAAGGTTGGGACGATGATTGAGACGCCCAGGGCAACACTGACCGCTGCGGAGATAGCCGTTCACGCCGACTTCTTCTCGTTCGGTACGAACGACCTGACGCAGGCGACCTTCGCCTTCAGCAGGGACGACGCGGAGGCGAAGTTCATGGCCAAGTACCTCGAGGAGAAGATACTCCCGGAGAGCCCGTTCGAGGTTCTCGACACCGAGGGTGTGGGGAAGCTAGTCGCGCTCGCAGTCGCAGATGGGAGGAGGGCGAAGCCGAACCTAGAGGTCGGGATCTGCGGGGAGCACGGCGGAGAGCCGAGGAGCATCGCATTCTTCAACAGTGTTGGACTGGACTACGTGAGCTGCTCGGGGTTCAGGATTCCCGTCGCCAGGCTGGCGGCTGCACAGGCAGTGCTCAAGGGGGAGAAGGGACCGTCCTCGGTCTGA
- a CDS encoding DEAD/DEAH box helicase: MLTGKFEAREYQKHIAESASGGNTLVVLPTGLGKTMIAMMVAAGRLGKFRESKVMVLAPTRPLVLQHFRAFGENLNLPQGSMVALTGTVDPGEREVLWLKSRVIFATPQTVYNDVRHGRVSLDDVVLAVFDEAHRSVKDYTYTRLAEAYRDQARHPLILGLTASPGGSKEKVNEIKRNLFIEKVEARTEESEDVSAYVEQTSVQPVKVKVPEEYEEEILRLRELFNDKVKKLIDGGFLRSNRVSKKALLEARGTISARLKAAQAQGGQKGYIFGAIINQAQAVVIVHALEVIETQGAPTLARYLERVRERPEKGKSTASLLKDPRWIRIEQEASKLRNVEHSKLGVLLSVMREQLATKPDSKVIVFTQYRDTIEDIVKALESAGYSAERFVGQADKTGNKGMDQQTQTNALERFRKGEFTALVSSSIGEEGLHVPDVDLVVFYEAVPSEIRYIQRRGRTGRTTAGKVVILLAEGTVDEAYYYSSLFKENRMRKLVSEPSESVRKRKGKSPTLMDFV; encoded by the coding sequence TTGCTGACGGGCAAGTTCGAGGCCAGGGAGTATCAGAAGCACATCGCAGAATCGGCCTCGGGCGGCAACACTCTGGTAGTCCTGCCCACTGGGCTGGGGAAGACCATGATAGCGATGATGGTCGCGGCCGGGAGGCTCGGAAAGTTCCGCGAGTCGAAGGTGATGGTCCTGGCACCGACGCGCCCGTTGGTGCTGCAGCACTTCCGCGCATTCGGAGAGAACCTGAACCTTCCGCAAGGCTCGATGGTAGCGCTGACCGGGACTGTGGACCCCGGGGAAAGGGAGGTCCTGTGGCTGAAATCGAGGGTGATCTTCGCCACGCCCCAGACGGTCTACAACGACGTCAGGCACGGCCGGGTCTCGCTGGACGACGTTGTTCTCGCTGTCTTCGACGAAGCGCACAGGAGCGTGAAGGATTACACCTACACCAGACTCGCGGAGGCGTACCGCGACCAAGCTAGACACCCCCTCATACTTGGCCTCACCGCGTCGCCGGGAGGCTCCAAGGAGAAGGTGAACGAAATCAAGCGCAACCTGTTCATCGAGAAGGTAGAGGCGAGGACGGAGGAGAGCGAGGACGTCAGCGCGTACGTCGAACAGACTTCGGTCCAGCCAGTCAAGGTCAAGGTGCCGGAGGAGTACGAGGAGGAGATACTACGGCTGCGGGAGCTGTTCAACGACAAGGTCAAGAAGCTCATCGACGGCGGATTCCTGAGGAGCAACAGGGTCTCGAAGAAGGCGCTCCTCGAGGCCAGGGGGACGATATCCGCCAGGCTGAAGGCAGCCCAGGCTCAAGGAGGGCAGAAGGGGTACATCTTCGGGGCGATAATCAATCAGGCGCAGGCCGTTGTGATAGTACATGCGCTCGAGGTCATAGAGACGCAGGGAGCACCGACCCTTGCGAGGTACCTCGAGAGGGTTCGAGAGAGGCCCGAGAAGGGGAAGTCTACTGCTTCCCTACTCAAGGACCCGAGATGGATCAGAATCGAGCAGGAGGCCTCCAAGCTGCGCAACGTGGAACACTCCAAGCTGGGCGTACTGCTCTCCGTTATGCGAGAGCAGCTGGCCACGAAACCTGATTCAAAGGTCATCGTCTTCACCCAGTACAGGGACACGATTGAGGACATAGTGAAGGCACTGGAATCTGCCGGGTACTCGGCGGAGAGGTTCGTCGGGCAGGCGGACAAGACGGGGAACAAGGGAATGGACCAGCAGACCCAGACGAACGCGCTGGAGAGATTCAGGAAAGGAGAGTTCACCGCACTCGTCAGCAGCAGCATCGGGGAGGAGGGGCTGCACGTGCCCGACGTCGACTTGGTGGTCTTCTACGAGGCTGTGCCGTCCGAAATCAGGTACATCCAGAGGAGGGGCAGGACGGGCAGGACCACTGCAGGGAAGGTCGTAATCCTGCTGGCAGAAGGCACTGTGGACGAGGCGTACTACTACAGCAGCCTCTTCAAAGAGAACAGGATGAGGAAGCTCGTCTCTGAACCGAGCGAGAGCGTTAGAAAGCGCAAGGGCAAAAGCCCGACTCTCATGGACTTCGTTTAG